A region from the Methylocella sp. genome encodes:
- a CDS encoding tlde1 domain-containing protein translates to MTYTTGTLSGFNLLDGIALPRGKPRRVISGAIVIGFGIVALVWVIATVAAACMMVASLTAHPNIHAEEPVAPPMAPRMVVIANPYGALASAADFPSPAPILTDPAQTPDFSVDAALEPDPFAAAFPPKRADGVADNAPTPPADPLVSSPLPPKREIARSSPKENGQRVASAPYSAANPPEQGDRNLFQKFFDALSQPSRSMTGDARPEDGAMGAALSNNSASLPRPGNRVALYDIEAHTVYMPNGERLEAHSGLGDRMDDPRYVNEKDRGATPPHAYDLVLREQLFHGVAALRLNPVDGGSVFGRTGLLAHRYMLGPRGDSNGCVSFRDYPRFLQAFRNGEVTRLVVVTRLGATSSSVASVPRKRGLRYANNS, encoded by the coding sequence ATGACCTATACGACCGGGACGTTAAGCGGCTTCAATCTTTTGGACGGTATTGCTTTGCCTCGGGGCAAGCCTCGCCGGGTTATTTCTGGAGCCATAGTCATTGGCTTTGGCATTGTCGCCCTCGTCTGGGTGATCGCCACGGTTGCCGCCGCATGCATGATGGTCGCATCGCTCACCGCCCATCCCAATATACACGCGGAAGAGCCGGTTGCGCCGCCAATGGCACCGAGGATGGTTGTAATCGCCAATCCCTATGGAGCGCTGGCCAGCGCGGCGGATTTTCCCAGTCCGGCCCCAATTTTGACCGATCCGGCGCAAACTCCCGATTTCTCAGTCGATGCGGCGCTGGAGCCCGACCCCTTCGCCGCAGCCTTCCCGCCGAAGCGCGCCGATGGGGTAGCGGATAACGCGCCAACGCCGCCAGCCGATCCTCTTGTCTCTTCGCCGCTTCCGCCAAAACGCGAAATCGCGCGTTCGTCTCCGAAGGAGAATGGGCAGCGGGTCGCCTCCGCGCCATATTCAGCGGCCAACCCTCCCGAGCAGGGCGACCGCAACCTGTTTCAAAAATTCTTTGACGCATTGAGCCAACCGTCCCGCTCCATGACAGGAGATGCGCGGCCGGAAGACGGCGCCATGGGCGCTGCGCTTTCCAATAACTCGGCTTCTTTGCCGCGCCCCGGCAACCGCGTCGCGCTTTATGATATTGAAGCGCATACCGTTTATATGCCCAACGGGGAAAGATTGGAGGCGCATTCGGGGCTGGGCGACAGGATGGACGATCCCCGTTATGTCAACGAAAAGGATCGCGGAGCAACGCCGCCTCACGCTTATGACCTTGTTTTGCGGGAACAGCTTTTCCATGGCGTTGCGGCTTTGCGCCTCAATCCCGTCGATGGCGGCAGCGTGTTTGGCCGCACAGGTCTTCTCGCGCATAGATACATGCTTGGCCCGCGCGGCGACTCCAACGGATGTGTGTCCTTCAGGGATTATCCACGGTTCCTGCAAGCCTTTAGGAATGGCGAAGTTACGCGCCTTGTCGTCGTGACGCGTCTCGGGGCCACGTCTTCTAGCGTCGCTTCCGTCCCTCGCAAACGCGGCCTCAGATACGCCAATAATAGCTGA
- a CDS encoding PA0069 family radical SAM protein has protein sequence MAIVAESIKGAKRVRGGSALVQPEGRTSRRPDVEDALAPAPASQPKLEPRRGRGALTNAAGRFEPEIRVHDDDGWDLPEDLPPLRTEVMQERARTIISRNDSPDISFDRSINPYRGCEHGCVYCFARPTHAYLGLSAGLDFETRLFSKTNAASVLERELAAPGYQAKTIAIGSNTDPYQPIERKEQVMRQVLGVLSRANHPVGIVTKSTLVLRDLDLLAPMAEKGLVKVALSVTTLDPVLARKMEPRASSPERRLETVRRLAQAGIPTVVMVAPIIPAINDAEIEAILARAQAAGAREAGYVMLRLPLEVRDLFAEWLMTHYPGKLRHVLSLIRSVRGGKMYDSTFGKRMTGSGPYAWMIGRRFEAAAKKLGLARSRVPLRCDLFSPPARQGEQLQLL, from the coding sequence ATGGCGATTGTTGCAGAGAGCATAAAGGGTGCAAAGCGGGTTCGCGGCGGCAGCGCTTTAGTTCAGCCGGAAGGCCGAACCTCACGGCGTCCTGACGTCGAAGATGCCCTTGCCCCCGCGCCCGCATCGCAGCCGAAGTTGGAGCCGCGGCGCGGTCGCGGCGCGCTGACCAACGCCGCGGGACGCTTCGAACCAGAGATCCGCGTTCACGACGACGATGGTTGGGATCTGCCGGAGGATTTGCCGCCGCTTCGCACGGAAGTGATGCAAGAACGCGCCAGGACAATTATCTCGCGCAATGATTCGCCCGATATTTCTTTTGACCGCTCGATCAATCCTTATCGCGGATGCGAACATGGCTGCGTATATTGTTTCGCGCGGCCGACGCACGCCTATCTTGGACTTTCAGCGGGCCTTGATTTCGAAACGCGGCTTTTTTCAAAAACCAATGCGGCCAGCGTGCTGGAGCGCGAACTGGCGGCGCCGGGCTACCAGGCCAAAACGATAGCGATCGGCTCCAACACTGATCCCTATCAGCCGATCGAGCGCAAAGAACAAGTCATGCGCCAGGTGCTTGGCGTTCTCTCGCGAGCCAATCATCCGGTTGGCATCGTAACCAAATCGACCCTGGTTCTGCGCGATCTCGATCTGCTCGCCCCGATGGCGGAGAAGGGTCTCGTCAAAGTCGCTCTATCGGTGACGACGCTTGATCCGGTTCTCGCGCGAAAAATGGAGCCGAGAGCCAGTTCGCCTGAGCGGCGGCTTGAGACAGTGCGGCGCCTCGCGCAGGCCGGCATTCCGACGGTGGTCATGGTGGCGCCGATCATTCCCGCCATCAACGACGCGGAAATCGAAGCCATACTCGCAAGAGCCCAAGCGGCAGGGGCGAGAGAAGCAGGCTATGTCATGCTGCGCCTGCCGCTCGAGGTGCGCGACCTGTTCGCCGAATGGCTGATGACCCATTATCCCGGCAAGCTCCGGCATGTCTTGTCTTTGATTCGCTCGGTACGCGGCGGCAAGATGTATGATTCGACTTTCGGCAAGCGAATGACCGGATCTGGACCCTATGCCTGGATGATCGGGCGGCGCTTCGAGGCCGCCGCCAAGAAGCTCGGCCTCGCCAGAAGCCGCGTGCCGCTGCGGTGCGATTTGTTCTCGCCCCCTGCGCGGCAAGGAGAGCAATTGCAACTGCTTTAG
- the uvrC gene encoding excinuclease ABC subunit UvrC: MSPFADLDLGADEAAPASLRQGVAVIRSFWRHAPVGPGVYRMIGADAEVLYVGKAKSVRKRIASYMRPSGHTNRIARMIALTASMVFISTGTEAEALLLETNYIKQMKPRFNVLMRDDKSFPYILLTGDHEAPQIAKHRGARNQKGDYFGPFASVWAVNRTMNALQRAFLLRSCSDSYYENRTRPCLLYQIKRCSAPCTGEIGHADYADLVQEARDFLSGKSRAVRDMLAEEMASAAERLDFEAAARLRDRIAALSAIQGAQGVNPKNVEEADVFAIVEQAGQFCIEVFFFRTFQNWGNRAYFPRADKSLAPGEVLDAFLAQFYADKPPPRLILISHEIENCAVLAEALCVRAGRKIEIAAPQRGEKKELVDHAEQNAREALSRKLSETTSQEKLLAALGETFGLNAKPRRVEVYDNSHIMGTNAVGAMIVAGANGFMKTHYRTFNIKGDDLTPGDDYGMMREVLRRRFTRLMKEDAAAFAPNSEAALSGALRDDVAFAAPDDDREDQDVFPQKPDLILIDGGQGQFDAARSVLADLGVEGVAIASIAKGPDRNAGRETFFVVGRPPFKLAPRDPTLYFVQRLRDEAHRFAIGTHRARRKKEFTKSPLDEIAGIGPARKRALLHAFGTAKAISKAALSDFEKVPGINAATARLVYNFFHEGEG; the protein is encoded by the coding sequence ATGTCGCCTTTCGCCGATCTTGATCTTGGGGCGGACGAAGCGGCTCCCGCCTCGCTCCGCCAGGGCGTTGCGGTCATCCGCAGCTTTTGGCGGCATGCGCCCGTCGGCCCCGGCGTCTACCGCATGATCGGCGCCGACGCCGAAGTTCTCTATGTCGGCAAGGCGAAAAGCGTCCGCAAGCGGATAGCGAGCTATATGCGGCCCTCCGGCCATACCAATCGCATCGCCAGAATGATCGCCCTCACCGCGTCGATGGTGTTCATCTCGACCGGAACCGAGGCCGAAGCTCTGCTGCTCGAGACCAATTACATCAAGCAGATGAAGCCGCGCTTCAACGTATTGATGCGCGACGACAAGTCGTTCCCCTATATTCTGCTCACCGGCGATCATGAAGCGCCGCAGATTGCTAAGCACCGCGGAGCGCGCAATCAAAAGGGCGATTATTTCGGTCCTTTTGCGAGCGTATGGGCGGTCAACCGCACCATGAACGCGCTGCAACGCGCCTTTCTGTTGCGCTCCTGCAGCGACAGCTATTACGAAAACCGCACGCGGCCGTGCCTGCTTTATCAGATCAAGCGCTGTTCGGCCCCTTGCACTGGCGAAATTGGCCATGCCGACTATGCCGACCTCGTTCAAGAAGCGCGGGATTTTCTTTCCGGCAAGAGCCGCGCGGTGCGCGACATGCTCGCCGAGGAAATGGCGAGCGCCGCCGAAAGACTGGATTTTGAGGCCGCCGCGCGGTTGCGCGATCGCATTGCCGCGCTCTCGGCCATCCAAGGCGCCCAGGGCGTCAACCCGAAGAACGTCGAGGAGGCGGATGTTTTCGCCATCGTCGAGCAAGCGGGCCAGTTCTGCATCGAGGTCTTCTTTTTCCGGACGTTTCAGAACTGGGGCAATCGCGCCTATTTTCCCCGCGCCGACAAGAGCCTCGCTCCCGGCGAGGTGCTCGATGCTTTCTTGGCCCAGTTCTACGCCGACAAGCCGCCGCCGCGGCTGATTCTCATTTCGCACGAGATCGAGAATTGCGCCGTGCTCGCGGAAGCCCTTTGCGTGCGAGCGGGGCGCAAAATCGAGATCGCCGCGCCGCAAAGAGGCGAGAAAAAAGAGCTCGTCGATCACGCGGAGCAAAACGCGCGCGAGGCGCTCAGCCGCAAATTGTCCGAAACCACCTCGCAGGAAAAGCTTCTCGCCGCCCTCGGCGAAACCTTTGGCCTCAACGCAAAGCCGCGCCGCGTCGAAGTTTACGACAACTCTCACATCATGGGGACGAATGCAGTTGGCGCGATGATCGTGGCCGGGGCCAATGGCTTCATGAAGACGCATTATCGCACCTTCAACATCAAGGGCGACGATCTGACGCCCGGCGATGATTATGGCATGATGCGCGAAGTGCTGCGGCGCCGTTTCACGAGGCTGATGAAAGAAGATGCCGCCGCTTTCGCCCCAAACTCGGAAGCGGCCCTGAGCGGCGCCTTGCGCGATGACGTCGCCTTCGCCGCGCCCGACGACGATCGCGAGGACCAGGATGTTTTTCCGCAGAAGCCTGACCTTATCCTGATCGACGGCGGCCAGGGACAGTTTGACGCCGCGCGGAGCGTTCTGGCCGACCTCGGCGTCGAAGGCGTCGCCATTGCCTCAATCGCCAAAGGACCCGATCGCAACGCCGGACGCGAGACATTTTTCGTCGTCGGGAGACCGCCTTTCAAATTGGCCCCGCGCGATCCGACGCTTTATTTTGTGCAACGCCTTCGCGACGAAGCGCATCGCTTTGCGATTGGGACGCATCGCGCGCGGCGCAAAAAGGAGTTCACCAAAAGCCCGCTCGACGAAATCGCCGGAATTGGGCCAGCGCGCAAGCGCGCTCTATTGCACGCATTTGGCACGGCGAAGGCGATTTCAAAGGCGGCGCTGTCCGATTTCGAGAAGGTTCCAGGGATCAACGCCGCCACCGCGCGGCTGGTTTACAATTTTTTCCACGAAGGCGAGGGGTAG
- the pgsA gene encoding CDP-diacylglycerol--glycerol-3-phosphate 3-phosphatidyltransferase, producing MAITTISSGPSRTWSLPNLLTYGRVAAVPIVVGLLFWSEIDWVRWVALGVYIVAAITDFLDGYLARVLSQQSALGQMLDPIADKLLVSAVLMMLVADHTIVSYSLAAAVVILSREILVSGLREFLADLKVSIPVSRIAKWKTTLQLIALGFLIAGPAGEKILPGSIKIGLVLFWLSALLTLYTGWDYLKAGVKHVTEI from the coding sequence ATGGCGATAACGACGATTTCGAGCGGGCCGAGCCGGACCTGGAGCTTGCCGAATCTCCTGACCTATGGACGGGTCGCGGCGGTCCCGATCGTGGTCGGCTTGCTGTTCTGGTCCGAGATCGACTGGGTGCGCTGGGTCGCTCTTGGCGTTTACATCGTGGCCGCCATTACCGATTTTCTTGACGGCTATCTCGCCCGCGTTCTGTCGCAGCAATCCGCGCTAGGTCAAATGCTTGACCCGATCGCAGACAAGCTTCTCGTCTCCGCCGTCCTGATGATGCTTGTCGCCGATCATACAATCGTGAGCTATTCGCTCGCAGCTGCGGTGGTGATTTTATCCAGGGAAATCCTCGTTTCCGGATTGCGTGAGTTTCTGGCCGACCTCAAGGTCTCGATTCCGGTCAGCCGGATCGCCAAATGGAAGACAACGCTACAACTCATCGCCTTGGGTTTTCTGATCGCCGGACCCGCCGGAGAAAAGATTTTGCCTGGCTCCATAAAAATCGGCCTTGTTCTATTCTGGTTGTCGGCCCTGCTCACGCTCTACACCGGCTGGGACTATCTCAAGGCAGGGGTCAAGCACGTCACGGAAATCTGA
- the moaD gene encoding molybdopterin converting factor subunit 1: MKALYFAWVRERVGIAEEEISPPDGVATVGDLMVWLRDKGEGYEVAFENTKTIRAALDRTHVRHDTAIGDAREIAFFPPMTGG; this comes from the coding sequence ATGAAAGCTCTTTATTTCGCCTGGGTGCGCGAACGCGTCGGAATAGCCGAAGAAGAAATTTCTCCGCCCGACGGCGTCGCAACGGTGGGCGACCTCATGGTTTGGCTGCGTGACAAAGGAGAGGGCTATGAGGTCGCCTTCGAAAATACGAAAACCATAAGAGCCGCGCTCGACCGCACGCATGTCCGTCACGACACAGCGATCGGCGATGCGCGGGAAATCGCCTTCTTCCCGCCGATGACAGGGGGATGA
- a CDS encoding molybdenum cofactor biosynthesis protein MoaE — protein sequence MSLAAKVIVRVAETCFDVARETAALTEGRTDIGAVATFTGLCRDEGGVLRSLEIEHYPGMAEDEINRVVSEALTRWPLEGALVIHRYGRIKPGEPIVLVAAASLHRSEAFAAASFLMDFLKTRAPFWKKQHLADQTNDAGWIAAKAEDSAAAEKWRA from the coding sequence ATGAGCTTGGCCGCGAAGGTGATTGTGCGGGTTGCGGAGACCTGTTTCGACGTCGCGCGCGAGACGGCCGCATTGACGGAAGGGCGCACGGATATTGGCGCCGTGGCGACGTTTACCGGCCTTTGCCGTGACGAAGGCGGCGTCTTGAGATCGCTGGAGATTGAGCATTATCCCGGCATGGCGGAGGACGAGATCAATCGCGTCGTCTCGGAAGCCCTCACGCGCTGGCCGCTGGAAGGGGCGCTCGTTATCCATCGTTACGGCCGCATCAAGCCGGGCGAGCCCATTGTGCTCGTCGCCGCTGCCAGCCTGCACCGCAGCGAGGCCTTTGCGGCGGCCTCTTTTCTGATGGATTTTTTGAAGACGCGAGCCCCGTTCTGGAAGAAACAGCATCTAGCCGATCAGACGAATGATGCAGGTTGGATCGCGGCCAAGGCGGAGGATAGCGCCGCGGCCGAGAAATGGCGGGCGTAG
- a CDS encoding MFS transporter — protein MSARLTFLLAAACGLVVANIYYSQPIAGVIGAELGMDPSQVGLLVTFTQIGYSLGLVLVAPLGDILENRRLIAASLAFTILALLAMVFAPSANAVLAASLLLGLTGVAAQIIIPYAAHLTTDAARGRVVGDIMSGLLLGIMLSRPASSFLTHWFGWRAVFITSAVIMGALSLTLLRALPQWRSKSRLNYLGILGSLFSLVRNTPVLRRRTAYHAPLFAAFSLFWTAAPLLLAGPKFGISQQGIALFALVGAGGAIAAPLAGRAADRGATRIMTGAAIAAVVLGMGIAWVGGATGSVALLVIAAIVLDMGASANLVLSQRAIFALGNEARSRLNGIFMATFFIGGAIGSALSTLALAKGGWPLASATGMGFALLAFLYYLTELPAFGGPRES, from the coding sequence ATGTCCGCGCGCCTCACCTTCCTTCTGGCGGCGGCATGTGGGCTGGTCGTCGCCAATATTTATTACTCGCAGCCAATAGCGGGCGTGATTGGCGCAGAACTGGGGATGGATCCGTCTCAAGTCGGGCTTCTCGTCACCTTTACGCAAATCGGCTATAGTCTTGGCTTGGTGCTTGTGGCGCCGCTCGGCGATATTCTGGAAAACCGCCGCCTCATCGCCGCATCCTTGGCTTTTACGATCCTAGCTTTGCTGGCGATGGTTTTTGCTCCATCAGCAAATGCTGTTCTTGCGGCTTCGTTGCTGCTTGGCCTCACCGGCGTCGCCGCCCAAATTATTATACCTTACGCGGCTCATCTTACCACGGACGCCGCCCGCGGTCGCGTCGTCGGCGATATCATGAGCGGATTGTTGCTCGGCATCATGCTCTCCCGGCCGGCCTCGAGCTTCCTGACGCATTGGTTCGGATGGCGCGCCGTCTTCATCACGTCGGCCGTTATAATGGGCGCGCTTTCGCTGACTCTGTTGCGCGCTCTGCCTCAATGGCGGTCGAAGTCCCGTCTGAACTACCTCGGCATCCTCGGCTCGCTGTTTTCGCTGGTGCGCAACACGCCGGTTTTACGCCGCCGCACGGCCTATCACGCACCTTTGTTCGCCGCGTTCAGCCTGTTCTGGACCGCTGCTCCATTGCTTCTGGCTGGCCCGAAATTCGGCATCAGCCAGCAGGGCATAGCGCTTTTTGCCCTCGTTGGAGCCGGCGGCGCGATTGCCGCGCCTCTTGCGGGACGCGCTGCAGACCGGGGCGCGACCAGAATCATGACGGGCGCCGCTATTGCCGCCGTGGTTTTGGGCATGGGCATCGCCTGGGTCGGCGGCGCGACTGGGTCAGTCGCGCTTCTTGTCATCGCCGCGATTGTTTTGGACATGGGCGCTTCGGCCAATCTTGTGCTGAGCCAGCGCGCTATTTTCGCGTTGGGGAACGAAGCCAGAAGCCGTCTCAACGGGATTTTCATGGCGACGTTCTTCATAGGCGGCGCAATCGGCTCGGCGCTCTCCACCCTGGCCTTGGCCAAAGGCGGTTGGCCGTTGGCCAGCGCGACCGGGATGGGCTTCGCGCTCCTCGCCTTCCTGTACTATCTAACGGAGCTACCCGCCTTTGGCGGTCCCAGAGAAAGTTGA
- a CDS encoding IS5 family transposase (programmed frameshift), which translates to MNRDQFWLTDAQFAKIAPHLPTDTRGKARVDDRRVISGIIHVLKSGGRWIDAPLEYGPKKTLYNRYVRWAAKGVWIDLFHALAQAGGPPAQVLIDSSAVKAHRSASGGKGGRRNQAIGRSRGGRTTKIHALTDADCRPLSFMLTGGQIADCSAGAELIARLPPCEILHGDKGYDANAIRRQVEERGAMPNIPPKANRRWKNCFSPFLYRNRNAIERMFCRLKDFRRVATRYDRNAINFLATVCIAATVSYWL; encoded by the exons ATGAATCGGGATCAATTCTGGCTGACGGACGCGCAGTTCGCGAAGATCGCGCCGCATCTTCCCACGGACACGCGCGGCAAGGCGCGCGTCGATGATCGCCGGGTGATCAGCGGGATCATTCATGTGCTGAAATCTGGCGGACGCTGGATTGACGCGCCGCTGGAGTACGGGCCAAAGAAGACTCTCTACAATCGCTACGTTCGCTGGGCTGCTAAGGGCGTTTGGATCGATCTGTTCCACGCGCTTGCGCAAGCAGGCGGGCCGCCGGCGCAGGTCCTCATCGACTCCTCGGCGGTCAAGGCGCATCGCTCGGCCAGTGGCGGCAAAGGGGGGAGAAGAA ATCAGGCCATCGGCCGTTCGCGCGGCGGGCGCACAACCAAAATCCACGCATTGACCGATGCGGACTGCCGCCCGCTGTCTTTCATGCTCACCGGCGGCCAAATCGCCGATTGCTCGGCGGGCGCGGAGCTTATCGCGCGACTTCCTCCTTGCGAAATCCTCCATGGCGACAAGGGCTACGACGCAAATGCGATCCGTCGGCAGGTCGAGGAGCGCGGAGCTATGCCGAATATCCCGCCCAAGGCCAATCGCAGGTGGAAGAACTGCTTCTCGCCCTTCCTCTATCGAAACCGCAACGCCATCGAACGCATGTTCTGCCGCCTGAAAGACTTCAGGCGCGTGGCTACCCGCTACGACCGAAACGCCATAAACTTCCTCGCGACAGTCTGCATCGCCGCTACCGTCAGCTACTGGTTGTGA
- a CDS encoding chemotaxis protein CheD (catalyzes the conversion of glutamine residues to glutamate on methyl-accepting chemotaxis receptors) — protein sequence MRARQAEAPSGRYLVGGEQRIHIIQGEYNVSDDSNVMLTTLLGSCVAACLRDPVAGVGGMNHFLLPGQEAMGQEATGQGSQGSEAERYGVHLMELLVNGLLRRGARRERLEGKLFGGARTRDGLADIGAMNAGFAERFLEHEGIRLIGGSLRGDHGRRIQFWPVSGRARQVLLGPRPIKWLA from the coding sequence ATGAGGGCACGCCAAGCCGAGGCGCCGAGCGGACGATATCTTGTCGGCGGCGAACAGCGCATTCACATCATTCAGGGCGAATACAACGTCAGCGATGATTCGAACGTGATGTTGACCACGTTGCTTGGCTCTTGCGTCGCCGCCTGTCTGCGCGATCCTGTCGCTGGAGTCGGCGGCATGAATCATTTTCTTTTGCCGGGGCAAGAGGCGATGGGACAAGAGGCGACGGGGCAGGGATCGCAGGGCAGTGAGGCCGAACGCTATGGCGTTCATCTCATGGAGCTTCTCGTCAATGGCCTGCTGCGGCGCGGCGCGCGACGGGAGCGGTTGGAGGGCAAACTCTTCGGCGGCGCGCGGACCAGGGATGGCCTTGCGGACATCGGCGCGATGAACGCCGGTTTCGCCGAGCGTTTCCTGGAACATGAAGGCATTCGTCTCATCGGCGGCAGTTTGCGCGGCGACCATGGGCGCCGCATCCAATTCTGGCCGGTGTCGGGACGCGCGCGACAAGTCTTGCTAGGGCCCAGACCCATAAAATGGTTGGCGTGA
- a CDS encoding response regulator — protein MPFAAALRVLIVDDQLTSRLLIRGGLQELGVSDIEMAADGEQGLKTMMAKPAHLVISDFNMPKMDGIAFLRAVRAYEPTRKAAFILLTGRGDKALMDRAAQYGVNNVIAKPFTIPVLKAQIEAVVGRLK, from the coding sequence ATGCCATTCGCAGCCGCCTTGCGCGTTTTGATCGTCGACGATCAGCTGACTAGCCGGTTGCTGATCCGCGGCGGTTTGCAGGAACTCGGCGTTTCCGACATTGAAATGGCGGCGGACGGCGAGCAAGGATTGAAAACCATGATGGCCAAACCAGCCCATCTGGTGATTTCCGATTTCAATATGCCGAAGATGGATGGAATAGCTTTCCTGCGCGCCGTCCGAGCCTATGAGCCAACCCGCAAAGCCGCTTTCATCCTTCTGACCGGCCGCGGCGACAAGGCGCTGATGGACCGCGCCGCGCAATATGGCGTCAATAATGTCATCGCAAAGCCTTTCACCATTCCGGTGCTGAAAGCGCAGATAGAAGCCGTCGTCGGGCGTTTGAAATGA